In Sphingomonas sp. LR60, the following are encoded in one genomic region:
- a CDS encoding threonine ammonia-lyase, whose protein sequence is MRQPTRAGVRDAAAKVAAVLPPTPIFSPEINGLDVAFKAECLQPVGAFKVRGAWHRLTALSDESRQRGVVAFSSGNHAQGIAWAAKQLGISATVVMPSDAPAAKRESTLALGAEVVPYDRATESRETIAARLAEARGATLVPSFDDPWVIEGQGSAGIEAAAQMAAAGFGAPRHVVVPCGGGGLAAGLALALPEARVTVVEPEGWDDMRRSLEASWIEPVGDAPPPTACDALQTTRVSPLTFEVLARRDATGVAVSEAEVRAAQRWAAAHLRLVVEPGGAVALAAVLAGRVAVEPGTLVMLSGGNVDMADYARVLAGDGA, encoded by the coding sequence ATGCGACAGCCGACCCGCGCCGGGGTGCGCGATGCCGCGGCCAAGGTGGCGGCGGTGCTCCCACCGACGCCAATTTTTTCGCCAGAGATCAACGGGTTGGACGTCGCTTTCAAGGCGGAGTGTCTTCAGCCGGTCGGGGCGTTCAAGGTACGCGGTGCATGGCATCGGCTGACCGCTTTAAGCGACGAATCGAGGCAACGCGGCGTCGTGGCGTTCTCGTCGGGCAATCATGCGCAGGGAATTGCGTGGGCGGCGAAGCAATTGGGTATTTCGGCAACCGTCGTCATGCCCTCCGACGCGCCTGCCGCCAAGCGCGAGTCGACGCTGGCGCTGGGGGCGGAGGTGGTGCCGTACGACCGCGCGACCGAATCGCGCGAGACGATCGCGGCACGGCTGGCGGAGGCGCGCGGTGCGACGTTGGTGCCGAGCTTCGACGATCCATGGGTGATCGAGGGGCAGGGTAGCGCCGGGATCGAGGCGGCGGCGCAGATGGCGGCCGCGGGGTTCGGCGCGCCGCGGCATGTCGTGGTGCCATGCGGTGGTGGCGGACTGGCGGCGGGGCTCGCGCTTGCACTCCCCGAGGCGCGGGTGACGGTGGTCGAGCCGGAGGGCTGGGACGACATGCGCCGCAGCCTAGAGGCGAGCTGGATCGAGCCGGTCGGCGACGCGCCGCCGCCGACGGCGTGCGATGCGTTGCAGACGACCCGCGTCTCGCCGCTGACGTTCGAAGTGCTGGCGCGGCGCGATGCGACCGGGGTGGCGGTGAGTGAGGCGGAGGTGCGGGCGGCTCAGCGCTGGGCCGCGGCGCATTTGCGGCTGGTGGTGGAGCCGGGGGGCGCGGTGGCGCTTGCGGCGGTGCTGGCCGGGCGGGTGGCGGTCGAGCCGGGGACGCTGGTGATGCTGTCGGGTGGGAACGTCGATATGGCGGACTATGCGCGGGTGCTGGCGGGAGACGGGGCGTGA
- a CDS encoding cysteine desulfurase family protein: MECVLTEPLYLDHAATTPMTRAAVQAVRDGMAMWANPSSPHAAGRAARAALEAARGRIGAAYGWSGEVLLTSGASESLAIALARCTARRRIVSAVEHDAVLRAAGRADVVPIDALGRVDPAALGDVADALVAVQWCNSETGVRQPIAAIATAVHEGGGLLLVDAAQMPALDELAAVADFVAVSAHKRGGPPGTGALLVRDVATLHPSGGQERGYRPGTENLPGVLGHAAALDEAEPDHGVRRARLDDAIRRSGGIVVAEETARHPAIGAYRMPGVASAAQLIRFDMQGIAVSAGSACASGSLKPSHVLRAMGWSEEATREVVRVSFGRTTTDADVERFIAAWRGVARATGRFAA; this comes from the coding sequence ATGGAATGTGTCTTGACCGAGCCGCTGTATCTCGACCACGCCGCGACGACTCCGATGACCCGCGCGGCCGTGCAGGCGGTGCGGGACGGGATGGCGATGTGGGCCAATCCGTCCTCGCCCCACGCCGCCGGGCGCGCGGCGCGCGCGGCGCTGGAGGCGGCGCGGGGGCGGATCGGTGCGGCTTATGGCTGGTCGGGCGAGGTGTTGCTGACGAGCGGGGCGAGCGAGTCGCTGGCGATCGCGCTCGCTCGCTGCACGGCGCGGCGGCGGATCGTGTCGGCGGTGGAGCATGATGCGGTGCTGCGCGCTGCGGGGCGGGCCGATGTGGTGCCGATCGATGCGCTGGGGCGGGTCGACCCGGCGGCGCTGGGCGACGTGGCGGATGCGCTGGTGGCGGTGCAATGGTGCAACAGCGAGACAGGGGTGCGGCAGCCGATCGCGGCGATCGCGACGGCGGTGCATGAGGGTGGCGGGTTGTTGCTGGTCGATGCCGCGCAGATGCCGGCGTTGGACGAGCTGGCGGCGGTCGCGGACTTCGTCGCGGTGTCGGCGCACAAGAGGGGCGGTCCGCCGGGGACGGGCGCGCTGCTGGTGCGCGATGTCGCGACCTTGCATCCGAGCGGTGGGCAGGAGCGCGGCTATCGGCCGGGCACCGAGAATTTGCCGGGAGTGCTCGGCCACGCTGCGGCGCTGGACGAGGCGGAGCCGGATCATGGCGTCCGCCGGGCGCGGCTGGATGATGCGATCCGGCGGTCCGGGGGGATCGTCGTCGCTGAGGAAACTGCGCGGCACCCGGCGATCGGCGCATATCGGATGCCGGGCGTGGCGTCGGCGGCGCAGCTGATCCGCTTCGACATGCAGGGGATCGCGGTGTCGGCGGGGAGCGCGTGCGCGAGCGGGAGCCTGAAGCCGAGCCATGTGCTGCGCGCGATGGGGTGGAGCGAGGAAGCGACGCGCGAGGTGGTGCGGGTGAGCTTCGGGCGGACGACGACCGATGCGGATGTCGAGCGCTTCATCGCGGCATGGCGCGGGGTGGCGCGGGCGACCGGCCGGTTCGCGGCGTGA
- a CDS encoding DNA polymerase III subunit gamma/tau: protein MSDSLDLGTPPQPAASAQPYRVLARKYRPQTFAALIGQDAMVQTLGNAIKRDRIAHAFLLTGVRGVGKTSTARLIAKALNCVGPDGQGGATIDPCGVCEPCRAIAEGRHIDVIEMDAASHTGIDDVREIIEASRYAAVSARYKIYIIDEVHMLSKAAFNGLLKTLEEPPAHVKFLFATTEVNKVPVTVLSRCQRFDLRRIPAQLLAEHFGRVVAAEGAQADPEALALIARAAEGSARDGLSILDQAIAHADLEGGGVRAEAVREMLGLSDRNAVRDLLALVLAADAPGALAALRRQYDLGVDPLGVMRALLEAVHGVTQVKVGAPDDAAQPAEERAAYRDWAGKLSFPALHRLWQLFLKGHEEVGRAALPIETAEMAILRAIHASTLPDPGELARRLAAGDVPTAAPSAPVAPAAPPTPEDRAPKEFAGVLALLDERGKLDLLVRLRRGASLVRYAPPEIVFSGTRPLSTDTLTELAAVLRETTGMPWKLAMADLPGAPTMFEAEQDVVQARHDAARAHPIVAAAFDAFSGAELIDPKPAQRSIT, encoded by the coding sequence ATGTCCGACTCTCTCGACCTCGGTACGCCGCCGCAGCCTGCGGCAAGCGCGCAGCCTTATCGCGTGTTGGCGCGCAAATACCGGCCGCAGACCTTCGCCGCGCTGATCGGGCAGGACGCGATGGTTCAGACGCTGGGCAATGCGATCAAGCGCGACCGGATCGCGCACGCCTTTCTGCTGACCGGCGTGCGCGGGGTCGGCAAGACCTCGACCGCACGGCTGATCGCGAAGGCACTCAATTGCGTCGGACCCGATGGGCAGGGTGGCGCGACGATCGATCCGTGCGGGGTGTGCGAGCCGTGCCGGGCGATCGCCGAGGGGCGGCATATCGACGTGATCGAGATGGACGCCGCCAGCCATACCGGCATCGATGACGTGCGCGAGATCATCGAGGCGTCGCGCTATGCCGCGGTCTCGGCGCGCTACAAGATCTACATCATCGACGAAGTCCATATGCTGTCGAAGGCGGCGTTCAACGGGCTGCTCAAGACGCTGGAGGAGCCGCCGGCGCATGTGAAGTTCCTGTTCGCCACCACCGAGGTGAACAAGGTGCCGGTGACGGTGCTGTCGCGCTGCCAGCGGTTCGATTTGCGGCGCATTCCCGCGCAACTGCTCGCCGAGCATTTCGGACGCGTCGTCGCGGCGGAAGGTGCGCAGGCCGATCCCGAAGCGCTGGCGCTGATCGCGCGCGCGGCGGAAGGGTCGGCGCGCGACGGGCTGTCGATCCTCGACCAGGCGATCGCGCACGCCGATCTCGAAGGCGGGGGCGTGCGTGCCGAGGCGGTGCGCGAGATGTTGGGGTTGTCGGACCGCAACGCGGTGCGCGACCTGCTCGCGTTGGTGCTCGCCGCCGATGCGCCCGGCGCACTCGCCGCCTTGCGCCGGCAATATGATCTCGGGGTCGATCCGTTGGGCGTGATGCGCGCGCTGCTCGAGGCGGTGCATGGCGTGACTCAGGTGAAGGTCGGTGCGCCCGACGATGCCGCGCAGCCGGCCGAGGAGCGCGCGGCCTATCGCGACTGGGCGGGGAAGCTGTCGTTCCCGGCGCTGCACCGGCTGTGGCAATTGTTCCTGAAGGGGCATGAGGAGGTCGGGCGCGCGGCGCTGCCGATCGAGACCGCCGAGATGGCGATCCTGCGCGCGATCCATGCCTCGACGCTGCCCGATCCGGGCGAACTGGCGCGACGGCTGGCAGCGGGGGACGTGCCGACGGCGGCGCCGAGTGCGCCGGTGGCGCCTGCCGCGCCGCCGACGCCCGAGGATCGCGCGCCCAAGGAGTTTGCGGGGGTGCTTGCCTTGCTTGATGAGCGGGGCAAGCTCGACCTGCTGGTGCGGTTGCGGCGTGGCGCGAGCCTCGTGCGCTACGCCCCGCCCGAGATCGTGTTCAGCGGAACGCGGCCGTTGTCGACCGACACGCTGACCGAGCTGGCGGCGGTGCTGCGCGAGACGACCGGGATGCCGTGGAAATTGGCAATGGCCGACCTGCCCGGCGCGCCGACGATGTTCGAGGCCGAGCAGGACGTGGTGCAGGCGCGACATGACGCGGCGCGCGCGCATCCGATCGTCGCCGCCGCCTTCGATGCCTTTTCGGGCGCCGAGCTGATCGATCCGAAACCCGCGCAGCGAAGTATTACATGA
- a CDS encoding DNA methyltransferase, which yields MSSANRPTNHLYYGDNLDVLRREIGDATIDLVYLDPPFNSNASYNILFRSPTGDTADAQIEAFEDTWRWNDRAEDAFDHVARSGHTKAFDLLNAMRSFLGDNDMMAYLAMMAVRVIELHRVLKPTGSLYLHCDSTASHYLKLLLDGVFGADRYRNEIIWKRTTAHADGGRWGRNLDTLLFYTRGAEYVWHPPYTAYDAEYEARFRQRDPDGRRWMDDNLTAKGLSGGGYTYDYKGVTSLWRMPEETMRRLDAEGRLHFTRSGGIRLKRYLDEAKGMPVQALWADIPALNSQAQERLGYPTQRPIALLERIIAASSNECDVVLDPFCGCGTAVHAAQKLHRQWIGIDVTHLAISLIEKRMQAAFPGVSFTVEGTLKDLASAEDLARRDKYQFQWWAVSMVDAMPYGGRRKGADGGIDGIIYFKPDGRRTERALVSVKGGDHVGVTMVRDLHSAMIREKAAAAVFVTKVAPSRPMEKEAAAAGRFTSEVTGKSYPRLQIITLAELFKGRRPDLPYVDATAAFRQAPRESGSRQASLL from the coding sequence ATGTCCAGCGCGAATCGACCCACCAACCACCTGTATTACGGCGACAACCTCGACGTGCTCCGCCGCGAGATCGGCGATGCGACGATCGACCTCGTCTACCTAGATCCGCCCTTCAACTCGAACGCCAGCTACAACATCCTCTTCCGCTCACCGACCGGCGACACCGCGGACGCACAGATCGAGGCGTTCGAGGACACGTGGCGCTGGAACGACCGCGCCGAGGATGCCTTCGACCACGTCGCGCGCAGCGGCCACACCAAGGCGTTCGACCTGCTGAACGCGATGCGCAGCTTCCTCGGCGACAACGACATGATGGCCTATCTGGCGATGATGGCGGTGCGCGTGATCGAGTTGCACCGGGTGCTCAAGCCGACCGGCAGCCTCTACCTACACTGCGATTCCACCGCGAGCCATTACCTCAAGCTGCTGCTCGACGGCGTGTTCGGTGCCGATCGCTACCGCAACGAGATCATCTGGAAACGAACCACCGCCCATGCCGACGGCGGCCGTTGGGGCCGCAACCTCGACACGTTGCTCTTCTACACACGAGGTGCGGAATACGTCTGGCACCCGCCCTACACCGCCTATGACGCGGAATACGAAGCCCGCTTCCGCCAGCGCGACCCCGACGGTCGCCGCTGGATGGACGACAACCTCACCGCCAAGGGGCTGTCGGGCGGCGGCTATACCTACGACTATAAGGGCGTGACCTCGCTGTGGCGGATGCCCGAGGAAACGATGCGTCGCCTCGACGCCGAGGGCCGGCTCCACTTCACGCGCAGCGGCGGCATCCGGCTCAAACGCTATCTCGACGAGGCCAAGGGAATGCCGGTGCAGGCGTTATGGGCCGACATCCCCGCGCTCAACTCGCAGGCGCAGGAGCGGCTCGGCTATCCCACGCAAAGGCCGATCGCGCTGCTCGAGCGGATCATCGCCGCGTCGTCAAACGAGTGTGATGTCGTGCTCGACCCGTTCTGCGGCTGCGGCACCGCGGTCCATGCCGCGCAGAAGCTCCACCGGCAGTGGATCGGGATCGACGTCACCCATCTCGCCATCTCGCTGATCGAAAAGCGGATGCAGGCCGCCTTCCCCGGCGTGTCGTTCACCGTCGAGGGCACGCTCAAGGACCTCGCATCCGCCGAGGACCTCGCGCGTCGCGACAAATATCAGTTCCAATGGTGGGCGGTGTCGATGGTCGACGCCATGCCGTACGGCGGGCGCAGGAAAGGTGCCGATGGCGGCATTGATGGGATCATCTATTTCAAGCCCGACGGTCGCCGCACCGAGCGCGCGCTGGTCTCGGTAAAGGGCGGGGATCATGTCGGCGTGACGATGGTCCGCGACCTGCATTCCGCAATGATCCGCGAGAAAGCCGCCGCCGCGGTCTTCGTCACCAAGGTCGCGCCATCGCGCCCGATGGAAAAGGAAGCCGCCGCCGCCGGCCGCTTCACCTCCGAGGTCACGGGCAAAAGCTATCCGCGCCTCCAGATCATCACGCTCGCCGAACTGTTCAAGGGCCGCCGCCCCGACCTGCCCTACGTCGACGCCACCGCCGCCTTCCGCCAGGCCCCGCGCGAGAGCGGCTCGCGGCAAGCGTCGTTGCTCTAA
- a CDS encoding sodium-translocating pyrophosphatase gives MTIVYLAIVCGLIAVLYGFVTSRQVLSASPGNERMQDIAAAIQEGARAYLGRQYTTIAIVGVVVAIVLFATLGTLSTIGFVIGALLSGLAGFVGMNISVRANVRTAEAARGSLQGGLTMAFRSGAVTGMLVAGLGLLAIALFFWYLTGPSRLLPNDRAIIEALTALAFGASLISIFARLGGGIFTKAADVGADLVGKVEAGIPEDDPRNPAVIADNVGDNVGDCAGMAADLFETYVVTLGVTMVSIALLIQASPAELMRLMSLPLAIGGVCIITSIIGTYMVRLGRGSIMGALYKGFWTSALLSVPAIWAVTQWTLGDMNAVIGGAGFLDADRDAAFDAITTGGADAAVAGVPAAMAFTGTDLFWCMMIGLAVTGLIVWITEYYTGTNYRPVKSIAKASETGHGTNVIQGLAISLEATALPTLVIVIAVIAAYKLAGIIGIAFAATAMLALAGMVVALDAYGPVTDNAGGIAEMAGLEDEVRERTDALDAVGNTTKAVTKGYAIGSAGLAALVLFGAYTTDLKTYFPDLTVDFSLSNPYVIVGLLLGALLPYLFGAFGMTAVGRAAGAVVEEVREQFRENPGIMQGTSRPNYGRTVDLVTRAAIREMIVPSLLPVLSPIALYFIVRAVDGQASGFAALGAMLLGVIVSGLFVALSMTSGGGAWDNAKKYIEDGNHGGKGSEAHKAAVTGDTVGDPYKDTAGPAVNPMIKITNIVALLLLAALAGHG, from the coding sequence ATGACGATCGTCTATCTTGCCATCGTCTGCGGCCTAATCGCCGTACTCTATGGCTTCGTGACCAGTCGACAGGTGTTGTCCGCTTCGCCGGGCAACGAGCGGATGCAGGATATCGCCGCCGCCATCCAGGAAGGCGCTCGCGCCTATCTCGGGCGGCAATATACCACCATCGCGATCGTCGGCGTTGTCGTCGCGATCGTGCTCTTTGCCACCCTTGGCACGCTGTCGACGATCGGCTTCGTCATCGGCGCGCTGTTGTCGGGGCTCGCGGGCTTCGTCGGCATGAACATCTCGGTCCGGGCCAACGTGCGCACTGCCGAGGCGGCGCGCGGATCGCTGCAGGGCGGGCTGACGATGGCGTTCCGCTCCGGCGCGGTCACGGGCATGCTCGTCGCCGGGCTCGGTCTGCTCGCGATCGCATTGTTCTTCTGGTACCTCACCGGTCCCTCCCGCCTGCTCCCCAACGATCGTGCGATCATCGAGGCGCTCACCGCGCTGGCGTTCGGCGCGTCGCTGATCTCGATCTTCGCGCGGCTCGGCGGCGGGATCTTCACCAAGGCCGCCGACGTCGGCGCCGATCTGGTCGGCAAGGTCGAGGCCGGCATCCCCGAGGACGATCCCCGTAACCCCGCGGTGATCGCGGACAATGTCGGCGACAATGTCGGCGATTGCGCGGGCATGGCCGCCGACCTGTTCGAAACCTATGTCGTGACGCTCGGCGTGACGATGGTGTCGATCGCGCTGCTGATCCAGGCGAGCCCCGCCGAGCTGATGCGCCTGATGAGCCTGCCGCTCGCGATCGGGGGCGTGTGCATCATCACCTCGATCATCGGCACCTATATGGTCCGGCTCGGGCGCGGCTCGATCATGGGCGCGCTCTACAAGGGCTTCTGGACCTCGGCCTTGCTGTCGGTGCCCGCGATCTGGGCGGTGACGCAATGGACGCTCGGCGACATGAATGCGGTGATCGGCGGCGCCGGTTTCCTCGACGCCGACCGGGACGCCGCGTTCGACGCGATCACCACCGGCGGCGCCGATGCGGCGGTCGCCGGCGTTCCCGCCGCAATGGCGTTCACCGGCACCGATCTGTTCTGGTGCATGATGATCGGCCTCGCCGTCACCGGGTTGATCGTCTGGATCACCGAATATTACACCGGCACCAATTACCGCCCGGTCAAGTCCATCGCCAAGGCCAGCGAGACCGGCCACGGCACCAACGTGATCCAGGGCCTCGCGATCAGCCTCGAGGCGACCGCGCTGCCGACATTGGTGATCGTGATCGCGGTGATCGCCGCCTACAAGCTTGCCGGGATCATCGGCATCGCCTTCGCTGCGACCGCGATGCTCGCGCTCGCCGGGATGGTCGTCGCGCTCGACGCCTACGGTCCTGTCACCGACAATGCCGGAGGCATCGCCGAGATGGCCGGGCTGGAGGACGAGGTCCGCGAGCGGACCGACGCGCTCGACGCGGTCGGCAACACCACCAAGGCGGTGACCAAGGGCTATGCGATCGGCTCGGCAGGCTTGGCGGCCCTCGTGCTGTTCGGCGCCTATACCACCGACCTCAAGACCTACTTCCCCGACCTCACCGTCGATTTCTCGCTGAGCAATCCGTACGTGATCGTCGGGCTGCTGCTCGGTGCCTTGCTCCCCTATCTGTTCGGCGCCTTCGGGATGACCGCAGTCGGCCGCGCCGCGGGCGCGGTCGTCGAGGAAGTCCGCGAACAATTCCGCGAAAATCCCGGCATCATGCAGGGCACCAGCCGCCCCAATTACGGCCGCACGGTCGACCTCGTCACCCGCGCGGCGATCCGCGAGATGATCGTCCCGTCGCTGCTCCCGGTGCTCTCGCCGATCGCGCTCTACTTCATCGTCCGCGCGGTCGACGGGCAGGCGAGCGGCTTTGCGGCGCTCGGCGCGATGTTACTCGGCGTGATCGTCTCCGGGCTGTTCGTGGCCCTGTCGATGACGAGCGGCGGCGGCGCGTGGGACAATGCCAAGAAGTACATCGAAGACGGCAACCACGGCGGCAAGGGCTCGGAGGCGCACAAGGCCGCGGTGACCGGCGACACGGTCGGCGATCCGTACAAGGACACCGCCGGCCCGGCGGTCAATCCGATGATCAAGATCACCAACATCGTCGCGCTGCTGCTGCTGGCGGCGCTGGCCGGCCACGGCTGA
- a CDS encoding cysteine desulfurase family protein, which translates to MARGGAGDRPVRGVTYLDYQATTPLAPEALDAMLPWLRDQHANPHSPHRAGRAAKAAVEMARAQVAGLLPAGGRVVFTSGATEALNWAIKGASGAIVTQATEHAAVLDTVAASGRANVLVPVDNDGRVSPDAAAAAVHETGARLVAVMLVNNEIGTIQPVAEIAAAVKPLGAMLLCDAVQGFGRIAIPDGCDMVAVSAHKIYGPKGIGALWIRDGVTPTPLLHGGDQEGGRSGTLSPALCAGFGAAAALAKTRMAEDAAQAARLFAVARARLAGWTLNGADGQRWPGNVSVRRDGVDVARLMSDVRDVAFSAGSACASGSGRTSHVLRAIGLSDAQARATIRIGFGRYTHEDELVAALDRLVAAANAQKVAA; encoded by the coding sequence ATGGCGCGGGGTGGCGCGGGCGACCGGCCGGTTCGCGGCGTGACCTATCTCGATTATCAGGCGACGACGCCGCTCGCACCCGAAGCGCTCGATGCGATGCTCCCGTGGTTGCGCGACCAACATGCCAATCCGCACTCGCCGCACCGCGCCGGACGTGCGGCGAAGGCGGCGGTCGAGATGGCGCGCGCGCAGGTCGCGGGGCTGCTGCCCGCGGGCGGGCGCGTCGTGTTCACGAGCGGGGCGACCGAGGCGCTCAATTGGGCGATCAAGGGCGCAAGCGGCGCGATCGTGACGCAGGCGACCGAACATGCCGCGGTGCTCGACACCGTGGCGGCGAGCGGGCGCGCGAACGTGTTGGTGCCGGTCGACAACGACGGGCGGGTCTCGCCGGACGCGGCGGCGGCGGCGGTGCACGAGACCGGCGCGCGACTGGTCGCGGTGATGCTGGTCAACAACGAGATCGGGACGATCCAGCCGGTCGCGGAAATCGCGGCGGCGGTGAAGCCGCTGGGCGCGATGCTGCTGTGCGATGCGGTGCAGGGGTTCGGCCGCATCGCGATCCCGGACGGGTGCGACATGGTCGCGGTGTCGGCGCACAAGATCTACGGGCCGAAGGGGATCGGTGCCTTGTGGATACGCGACGGCGTGACGCCGACGCCACTGCTGCATGGCGGCGACCAGGAAGGCGGGCGATCGGGGACGTTGAGCCCGGCGTTGTGCGCTGGCTTCGGCGCGGCGGCGGCCTTGGCGAAGACGCGGATGGCGGAAGATGCGGCGCAGGCGGCGCGATTGTTCGCGGTGGCGCGGGCGCGGCTGGCGGGGTGGACGCTCAATGGCGCCGACGGCCAGCGCTGGCCGGGCAATGTGAGCGTGCGCCGCGACGGGGTGGATGTCGCGCGGTTGATGAGCGACGTGCGCGATGTGGCGTTCTCGGCGGGGTCGGCGTGCGCGAGCGGGTCGGGGCGGACCAGCCATGTGCTGCGTGCGATCGGGCTGAGCGATGCGCAGGCGCGCGCGACGATCCGCATCGGCTTCGGTCGCTATACGCACGAGGATGAACTGGTGGCCGCGCTCGACCGGCTGGTGGCGGCGGCGAATGCGCAGAAGGTGGCGGCATGA
- a CDS encoding 2Fe-2S iron-sulfur cluster-binding protein has product MKVIFDGEERAATAGERLLDVARRNGLPLEGTCNGDLACATCHVIVDAEWFARLPAAREEEEDMLDLVADARRTSRLACQIVLTPAFDKLSVSLP; this is encoded by the coding sequence ATGAAGGTGATCTTCGACGGCGAGGAACGCGCGGCGACCGCAGGCGAGCGATTGCTCGATGTCGCGCGGCGCAATGGTCTGCCGCTGGAGGGGACGTGCAATGGCGATCTGGCGTGCGCGACCTGCCATGTGATCGTCGATGCCGAGTGGTTTGCGCGGTTGCCGGCCGCGCGCGAGGAGGAAGAGGACATGCTCGACCTGGTCGCCGACGCTCGGCGGACCAGCCGGCTGGCGTGCCAGATCGTGCTGACCCCGGCGTTCGACAAGCTTTCTGTTAGCTTACCATAG
- a CDS encoding alpha/beta hydrolase, with protein sequence MPEVIFPGPEGRIEGRFAPAPRPRAPVAMILHPHPNAGGTMNNKIVQELYKTFQRRGFATLRFNFRGVGKSQGTFDNGIGELSDAASALDWVQSFHQEAQTTWVAGFGFGAWIAMQLLMRRPEIRGFISIAPPANLFDFSFLAPCPSSGIIIQGAEDEVATPLASQKLVDKLRTQKHITIHHDVIPRANHFFEHEMDDLMKSVDNYLDMRLDPNSPIK encoded by the coding sequence ATGCCAGAAGTCATCTTTCCCGGACCCGAAGGCCGCATCGAGGGGCGCTTCGCCCCCGCCCCGCGCCCGCGCGCGCCCGTCGCGATGATCCTCCACCCGCACCCGAACGCGGGCGGCACGATGAACAACAAGATCGTGCAGGAACTCTACAAGACTTTCCAGCGCCGCGGCTTCGCGACGCTGCGCTTCAACTTCCGCGGCGTCGGCAAGAGCCAGGGCACGTTCGACAACGGCATCGGCGAATTGTCCGACGCCGCCTCCGCGCTCGATTGGGTGCAGAGCTTCCATCAGGAAGCGCAGACCACCTGGGTCGCGGGCTTCGGCTTCGGCGCGTGGATCGCGATGCAGCTACTGATGCGCCGTCCGGAGATCCGCGGCTTCATCTCGATCGCGCCGCCCGCGAACCTGTTCGACTTCTCGTTCCTCGCGCCGTGCCCGTCGTCGGGGATCATCATCCAGGGCGCGGAGGACGAGGTCGCCACCCCGCTCGCCTCGCAGAAGCTGGTCGACAAGCTGCGCACGCAGAAGCACATCACGATCCACCACGACGTGATCCCGCGCGCCAACCACTTCTTCGAGCACGAGATGGACGACCTGATGAAGTCGGTCGACAACTACCTCGACATGCGGCTCGATCCGAACTCGCCTATCAAGTGA
- a CDS encoding YbaB/EbfC family nucleoid-associated protein, with translation MKDLNDILAMAQNVQNELQKAQDSLDTIEVEGVAGGGLVKVKASAKGRIIAVALDVSLIVPSEKQMLEDLIAAALNDARAKADAASSTEMSKMTSGLPLPPGFKLPF, from the coding sequence ATGAAGGATCTCAACGACATTCTGGCGATGGCCCAGAACGTTCAGAACGAACTGCAAAAGGCGCAGGACAGCCTCGACACGATCGAGGTCGAGGGCGTTGCCGGCGGCGGGCTGGTGAAGGTCAAGGCCTCGGCCAAGGGGCGGATCATCGCGGTGGCGCTCGACGTTTCGCTGATCGTCCCGTCAGAGAAGCAGATGCTCGAGGATCTGATCGCGGCGGCGCTGAACGATGCGCGTGCGAAGGCGGATGCGGCGTCGTCGACCGAGATGTCGAAGATGACCAGCGGCCTGCCGCTGCCGCCGGGGTTCAAGCTGCCGTTCTGA
- the thiL gene encoding thiamine-phosphate kinase, whose product MNEADFLARLRSLPLHPGAGALNDDTATLANLTITTDTLVERIHFLPTDPPQDIAWKLVATNLSDLAAKGAIVEGILLNYPLRDATWDTAFLDGLAEVLTTLACPLLGGDTVTLPANAPRILTVTAFGRDAPAPPRSGARAGNALYVTGTIGDAGAGLAIAQAGTGDPTLLARYRRPVPRLTEGRALAPRVNAMMDVSDGLLIDAARMAVASGLAITIDLAAVPLAPGVTDPLAAATAGDDYELLFAAPADQPLPVPATRVGTFAPGTGLTLTQDKRIIPLPVSLGYQHGLR is encoded by the coding sequence ATGAACGAAGCCGACTTCCTCGCCCGCCTCCGCTCGCTTCCGCTTCACCCGGGCGCAGGCGCCCTGAACGACGACACCGCCACCCTCGCCAACCTCACCATCACCACCGACACATTGGTCGAGCGCATCCATTTCCTCCCCACGGACCCCCCGCAGGACATCGCGTGGAAGCTCGTCGCCACCAACCTCTCCGACCTCGCTGCCAAGGGCGCGATCGTCGAGGGTATCCTCCTCAACTACCCGCTCCGCGACGCGACATGGGACACCGCCTTCCTCGACGGCCTCGCCGAGGTACTCACCACCCTCGCCTGCCCGCTCCTCGGCGGCGACACCGTCACGCTCCCCGCCAACGCCCCGCGCATCCTCACCGTCACCGCCTTCGGCCGCGACGCCCCCGCCCCACCGCGTTCTGGCGCACGGGCCGGCAACGCGCTCTACGTCACCGGCACGATCGGCGATGCCGGTGCCGGGCTCGCCATCGCCCAAGCCGGCACCGGCGACCCGACGCTGCTCGCCCGCTATCGCCGCCCCGTCCCGCGCCTTACCGAAGGTCGCGCGCTCGCCCCGCGGGTCAACGCGATGATGGACGTGTCCGACGGGTTGCTGATCGACGCCGCGCGCATGGCCGTCGCCAGCGGTCTGGCGATCACGATCGACCTCGCCGCCGTCCCGCTGGCCCCCGGCGTCACCGATCCGCTCGCCGCCGCCACCGCGGGCGACGATTACGAGCTGCTGTTCGCCGCCCCCGCCGATCAGCCACTGCCCGTTCCCGCCACCCGCGTCGGCACCTTCGCGCCCGGCACCGGCCTGACGTTGACCCAGGATAAGCGGATCATCCCGCTCCCCGTGTCGCTCGGTTACCAGCACGGGTTGCGCTGA